The Cytobacillus oceanisediminis genomic interval CATCTCCTCTCTTTGATAGCTTTATCATATCCGGAACTTCTCCACTGTGTAAAAAAACCAAAATGTGTTTTTTGCAGTGCTTTTTCAGCAAAAACATCCTAAAAATTCATTTTTCAGCCCCTTTTCCGCAAAAAACGGCCCCAAAAATCTAATTTTCAATATATAAAAAAAGAAAATTCGACAAACTGTCAAATTCGCTTTCAGTTTGGCCTGTGTTATAATTTTTTATAGACAACTTATTTTAGAGATGGAGGTAAGCCATGAAAACATTTAAACTTGTTTCTCTGCAATTGGTGGAAGAAAATGGCCTGATTGATATCGAACTGGATGATGGGTTGATTATCAATAAAGAAGACGAGAAGAGCACCTGGCTCCTGGAGGCATTTATTGATAAATCCTATCTTGAGTACTTCAAAAAGCGCGCTGATGACAAGGACGAGCTGACCATCCAAGTTGTTATTACGAAAAAAGAAAACGATCCAGCCGCATTCCAAACTAAAATTACCTCTATCAGTGAACTGGAAAACCATATCAGCATCCTTTTTGAAGGATCACTCAAAAGAACGAAAAATGATTATGCCGAATTGCTGCTTCAGGACCTGCTGGACAAAGGCTTAAATGGAGACAGTCTTCTGGACGAATTTAAGATTAAGATGCAAAGCAAGCCGCGCCTGGCTGCTGCAAAAAAGGAAAATAAAGAAACTCCCGCTCAATCATGACGGGAGTTTTTCTTAGAAAAGGACAGGTTCACCCCTGCCCTTGCCTTATTACTGATCTTTATTATCTTCATCCTGCATATCCAGGTTATCTTCTATTGCATCTTCACCCGGCTCGTTGTTGTCTTCCATCATGTCACCGTCATCATCTGTGTTGATGTCGTTATCATCAGTATTTTCATTAAGATCATTAGTCATGTCACCG includes:
- a CDS encoding YwpF-like family protein — translated: MKTFKLVSLQLVEENGLIDIELDDGLIINKEDEKSTWLLEAFIDKSYLEYFKKRADDKDELTIQVVITKKENDPAAFQTKITSISELENHISILFEGSLKRTKNDYAELLLQDLLDKGLNGDSLLDEFKIKMQSKPRLAAAKKENKETPAQS